GGCTCGGCGGTGTGCGCTGGCTCGCCGGTTCTCACCCATTCGTTCAAGGCGGCGACCGCCGCCTGCACCACATAGTGATGTTGTGGGGCGAAGTTAATGTAGTGCGCCAGTTGCTGTCCCATCAGCATGTTGGTCGGCGCGTAGGCCGCCACGATGGCGTCCAGCGGCGCAGAGCCGCTGTCGATCGGGGCTACTTGAATCGTGTAGTTGTCGGCATGGGCGGCGCCGGGGATCTCCCAGACCCGCAGCCGCGGGTTGTCCGGCTGCCGCGCGGAGTAATAGCCGTGATCCGCGCCGCCGAAGAGGTCGGTTTCGGTGATGATCGTCAGCAGCGGGACGCGCAGGTCCGGGCGGAACTTGACCGCTTGCGACGTACCGAGTCCATCGAAGATGGAAGCGCCGTCCAGCGGTGCGGCAGAAGCGAATCGGGAATGCACGAGAAAGCCGTCATAGGTGCGGGCCAGGGGATCGACGGCGTTGATGTAGGTCGTCAGGAACATGGCCGACTGAGACTCGCCGAGGGCGACGACGTGTCGCGGGCGCAGGCCGCGCAGGACGCCGTTGCGCTCGGCGCCTTCGACGAGCCTCCCGATCTGGGAAAAGATGTCATAGCAGAAGGCGTCACCGGGATGGCCTAGGGACGCATAGCGTTTCGGGTCCTGGCTCTTCAAGGACATGTCCGCGCCGAGCAGACTCGCACCGCCCTCGATCCCGACCCGCTGAGCCGAGACCGCAACGTATGCGTAGCCCGCGCGCACTATTTCGCGGTGTGCCATCATCCACACGGCCGGAGCGTCGATTCCGCCGCTCACATTGAGCCATTCGACGAGTGCCGTTCCGTTGAACCGTGCCGGATCGGCAGGGGTCAACGCCACCATCCGAGTAGTGTAATCGGCGGTGCCGGAAGTCGTTACGTTCCAACGACCGTCGGGACTCGGCCCGTTTTCAGGGGTGTAGGACGATGCCGTCCCGGAAACGAAGAACTCCTCGGCAACATAACCGACGCTGCCGATGTCAAAGGCGCCCAACAGCAGAAGCGGCTTGCCGTGCACGGGTACAACGTTGGTGCCATCCGTCATGTGCTGCGCATCCTTGACCCCGGTCT
The nucleotide sequence above comes from Mycobacterium malmoense. Encoded proteins:
- a CDS encoding alpha/beta hydrolase domain-containing protein, with protein sequence MTDGTNVVPVHGKPLLLLGAFDIGSVGYVAEEFFVSGTASSYTPENGPSPDGRWNVTTSGTADYTTRMVALTPADPARFNGTALVEWLNVSGGIDAPAVWMMAHREIVRAGYAYVAVSAQRVGIEGGASLLGADMSLKSQDPKRYASLGHPGDAFCYDIFSQIGRLVEGAERNGVLRGLRPRHVVALGESQSAMFLTTYINAVDPLARTYDGFLVHSRFASAAPLDGASIFDGLGTSQAVKFRPDLRVPLLTIITETDLFGGADHGYYSARQPDNPRLRVWEIPGAAHADNYTIQVAPIDSGSAPLDAIVAAYAPTNMLMGQQLAHYINFAPQHHYVVQAAVAALNEWVRTGEPAHTAEPIKVREGAGPQPILDNNGLAEGGVRTPWVDVPIARTSGLGGEESIMSAIFGSGEPFDAATLSRLYPNGADEYLSRFTAALDAAIRAGFILPADREEILQLAAATYPPLEQAAIR